In Vibrio diazotrophicus, the following proteins share a genomic window:
- a CDS encoding PilZ domain-containing protein produces MTNHTEQRQYFRLSYKTKVAMPTFRVQSKEFKVSEISEQGMRVIVRDTSLFSPNDTVEGEILLNAFDTNIPVKGKVLRTVGNEVIFLLSEGLSFKEMIGEQRYMRKHHPNVFPKNSQLIENK; encoded by the coding sequence ATGACGAATCACACTGAGCAAAGACAATATTTTCGTCTAAGTTACAAGACCAAAGTCGCCATGCCTACATTCCGAGTTCAAAGCAAAGAGTTTAAAGTCAGCGAAATATCGGAACAGGGCATGCGTGTGATTGTGCGTGATACTTCATTGTTTAGCCCCAACGACACTGTTGAAGGTGAAATTCTTCTCAATGCCTTTGACACCAATATTCCAGTTAAAGGCAAAGTACTGAGAACGGTCGGTAATGAAGTGATTTTCCTGCTATCGGAAGGCCTGTCATTCAAAGAGATGATTGGCGAGCAAAGGTATATGCGTAAGCACCATCCCAACGTGTTTCCCAAGAACTCTCAACTGATAGAGAACAAATAA
- a CDS encoding IS110 family transposase: MLTNNVIAIDLAKNVLQICHISVHGELLFNRALSRQKAKEFLTTTKPSIVAMEGCCGCHYWGQLAEKCGHEVRIINPKKVKGYLEGHKTDHNDALAIANAAIQIGIKYSRPKTLEQQAMHSLESSRRFLSRSVVSLGQHIRGTILGYGIANPRGEKGLKASIQSVLDGETPIPANVVSVLAMLWEQYKLLKSKLIEFEKEKNALTRQIEPCQRLMEIEGVGETTAAMLYTTLGDGKQFKNGRQASAFVGLTPKQHSSGGKVFMIGIDKCGGVKELRSLLYLGAMSYVGRLPETPKTQKDAWLAKIIKRIGYKKACIALANKIVRTAWAILRYETKYKPILLTN; encoded by the coding sequence ATGCTGACCAACAATGTTATTGCTATCGACTTAGCTAAAAACGTCCTTCAAATCTGCCATATCAGCGTTCATGGCGAGTTACTTTTTAATCGAGCTTTAAGCCGACAAAAAGCAAAAGAGTTTCTTACTACAACGAAACCATCTATCGTTGCGATGGAAGGTTGTTGTGGCTGCCATTATTGGGGACAGTTAGCTGAGAAATGTGGTCATGAGGTCAGAATTATTAATCCCAAGAAAGTAAAAGGCTACTTAGAAGGCCATAAAACCGACCACAATGATGCTCTTGCCATTGCTAATGCAGCTATACAAATTGGTATAAAATACAGCCGACCTAAAACATTAGAACAACAAGCTATGCACTCTTTGGAAAGCAGTCGACGCTTTTTATCTCGTAGTGTCGTATCACTTGGGCAGCATATCAGAGGAACGATCTTGGGCTACGGGATAGCAAACCCAAGAGGCGAAAAAGGATTAAAAGCCTCCATTCAATCCGTGTTAGATGGTGAAACTCCAATACCAGCTAATGTGGTTTCTGTTCTTGCCATGTTGTGGGAACAATACAAACTACTCAAGTCTAAATTAATTGAATTTGAAAAAGAGAAAAATGCCTTAACTCGCCAGATTGAACCATGCCAAAGATTAATGGAAATCGAAGGGGTTGGCGAGACAACAGCAGCGATGCTTTACACCACTCTTGGCGATGGCAAGCAGTTCAAAAATGGAAGACAAGCTTCAGCATTCGTTGGACTGACACCTAAGCAACATAGCTCGGGCGGAAAAGTGTTTATGATAGGAATTGATAAATGCGGAGGGGTTAAAGAATTACGTTCTTTACTTTATCTTGGGGCGATGTCCTACGTTGGCCGACTGCCAGAAACACCTAAAACTCAAAAAGACGCTTGGCTAGCTAAAATCATCAAACGCATTGGGTACAAGAAAGCCTGTATTGCACTCGCCAATAAAATAGTCCGAACAGCATGGGCAATACTTCGTTACGAAACTAAATATAAGCCAATATTGCTAACCAATTAA
- a CDS encoding tetratricopeptide repeat protein, with amino-acid sequence MAFNLTRMTVYALISSVEEDLREIIKSHISDKSLFPIELHDRCLGRIEKDIGAVFGDITLDEMVDYFDLGDTFQTINSNQKEFPSNIASSIKKLTKDFETLIPIRNRVMHIRPLNFDDLTKTSEICGRLKTSTEYSWNKVTETIDKLSEDSSFLFGLEVKNYDDLSLVSHNLPMPDFDETGLIGRDEEIKKIKQLCYGGFPVISIVGEGGVGKSALALKVAYELVEDDNPKFDAVVWVTSKTTQITVNEIKEIDGAISDSLGVIQEISTQTAGESSSFDDVIDYLANFKIALFIDNLETILDDNIKNFVSSLPIGSKIIITSRIGLGAFEFPVKLEGIEENYASQLLRSTAKARGVDALAKIEEKVSRRYVGRMHRNPSYIKWFVSCVQTGKAPEAVLQNSDLFLDFCMSNVYDFLSESAQQLTSSLLCAPGLKDIAELAYLNGFNSLEVQKSIQELMATNMLSQASKSKGASIKTTYELSELARSYLGKHHKPTQKFQKLIRDKRNKLNSLFEQQMSKRNGNNYSIKNVKFRDKADRIIVKMLMDSFGFISSGKHNQAITILEEAHRLAPDYFEVARFMAYFHQKSGNLNDARKQYELAIVLAPDTPQLHFWFGKFLLHEEENVDEAVEQFKLAHKLDRDSIDVALALARGYLFQHNFKGTEQTLRSIESSIEQSDLHQQKMYYDTEIQIHYRTADNLALEGQYRESLQSFEKMKNTFDDLDDSFKDHHIRKKLKKSQFTINKLLKNLQGDELDRVNGFNKWLEKESVS; translated from the coding sequence ATGGCATTTAATTTAACACGAATGACTGTTTATGCTCTAATTTCTTCAGTAGAAGAAGACCTTAGAGAAATTATTAAATCCCATATATCTGATAAATCGTTATTTCCAATCGAATTACATGACAGATGCCTTGGTCGTATTGAAAAGGACATAGGGGCCGTATTTGGTGACATTACCTTAGATGAAATGGTCGATTACTTTGATCTGGGAGACACATTTCAGACTATAAATAGCAATCAAAAAGAATTTCCATCCAATATAGCTAGTTCCATTAAAAAATTGACTAAAGATTTTGAAACTCTTATTCCGATTAGAAATAGAGTTATGCATATACGCCCTTTGAACTTTGATGATTTGACAAAAACCTCAGAAATATGTGGAAGACTAAAAACATCAACGGAGTATTCTTGGAACAAAGTTACTGAAACTATCGATAAACTAAGTGAAGATTCAAGTTTTTTATTTGGGTTGGAAGTTAAAAACTACGATGATCTTAGCTTGGTAAGCCACAATTTACCGATGCCAGATTTTGATGAAACGGGCCTTATCGGTAGAGACGAAGAAATCAAGAAGATAAAACAACTTTGTTATGGTGGATTCCCAGTAATTTCCATCGTAGGTGAAGGCGGTGTCGGAAAATCAGCGTTAGCATTAAAAGTTGCATATGAGTTAGTTGAGGATGATAACCCTAAATTTGATGCGGTCGTATGGGTTACGTCAAAAACAACACAAATAACAGTTAATGAAATAAAAGAAATTGATGGAGCAATCTCTGATTCACTAGGCGTTATACAGGAAATATCAACACAAACAGCAGGTGAAAGTTCATCCTTTGATGATGTTATTGATTACTTAGCGAACTTTAAAATTGCATTATTTATAGATAATTTAGAAACCATTCTTGATGATAATATCAAAAATTTCGTCAGTTCTTTGCCTATTGGAAGTAAAATAATTATTACTTCTAGGATAGGGTTAGGTGCTTTTGAATTCCCAGTTAAGTTGGAAGGTATTGAAGAGAATTACGCCTCTCAACTTTTGAGAAGTACTGCTAAAGCTAGAGGGGTTGATGCATTAGCAAAGATCGAAGAAAAAGTTAGCCGAAGATACGTAGGAAGAATGCATCGGAACCCTAGCTATATAAAGTGGTTTGTAAGTTGTGTTCAAACTGGTAAAGCTCCTGAAGCAGTGCTTCAAAATTCAGATTTATTTCTGGATTTTTGTATGTCTAATGTATATGACTTCTTGTCAGAATCAGCGCAACAATTAACATCTTCATTGCTGTGTGCACCGGGACTTAAAGATATTGCTGAACTAGCATATTTAAATGGTTTTAATTCCCTTGAAGTACAAAAGTCTATTCAAGAGCTAATGGCAACGAATATGCTTAGCCAAGCATCTAAATCTAAAGGTGCAAGTATTAAAACAACCTATGAACTCTCTGAATTAGCCCGTTCATACTTAGGGAAACACCACAAACCAACACAAAAATTTCAAAAATTAATAAGGGATAAACGAAATAAGTTAAATTCGTTGTTTGAACAGCAGATGTCTAAAAGAAACGGAAATAACTACTCTATAAAGAATGTGAAATTTCGAGATAAGGCAGACCGAATAATCGTCAAAATGCTAATGGATTCTTTTGGGTTTATAAGTTCAGGAAAACATAACCAAGCAATCACAATCCTTGAGGAGGCACATAGACTTGCACCTGATTACTTTGAAGTTGCTAGGTTTATGGCTTATTTCCACCAAAAAAGTGGCAACTTAAATGATGCTAGAAAACAATATGAATTAGCTATTGTATTAGCACCTGATACACCACAACTTCACTTTTGGTTTGGCAAATTTTTATTACATGAAGAAGAGAATGTTGATGAAGCAGTTGAGCAATTCAAACTAGCCCACAAACTTGATAGAGATTCTATAGATGTTGCATTGGCTCTAGCTCGAGGGTATTTGTTTCAGCATAACTTTAAGGGAACAGAGCAAACACTTCGTTCTATTGAAAGCTCAATTGAACAAAGTGATCTTCATCAGCAGAAAATGTATTACGACACAGAAATACAAATTCACTACAGAACCGCTGATAATCTTGCCCTAGAAGGACAATATAGAGAGTCATTACAATCATTTGAAAAGATGAAAAATACTTTTGATGATTTGGATGACTCATTTAAAGACCACCATATACGAAAAAAATTGAAAAAAAGTCAATTTACTATCAATAAACTTTTGAAAAACCTTCAAGGGGATGAGCTAGATAGAGTAAATGGTTTTAATAAGTGGCTTGAAAAAGAAAGTGTGAGCTAA
- a CDS encoding TnsD family Tn7-like transposition protein has protein sequence MELPRAFPDELLLGRLIRHLLLSGESSCSFCLRVLGSSRSSLHPFLTAGISSIAKLANEDAGKLLTCQTLAPLFFFYLPQHASSLKEDLLRGDGARAIRHSQLPSFCGGGALHLKWCPLCVSEDLFRVGVAYWHRAHQIPGTTSCWIHRVRLMSTELKTRQRLNEGLPPLDPRKAQAATAFENDVAQFGAELLFHLKRPQTATGDMAEKYRTRLYELGYITPNGCVRRKPLMRAFTSGLATYPPQKSLFPRHNSDYHYISTLLSNGASCHPFRHLLFGAWLFRSAEDMLLYPAPIAESNSHEATNNKQREDEKQGLTLLKQGFSLAAVYRMTGKSRCYLKRLAAVYGVKLNLKPKQLNEKLQQRIFRLAGLGVHRRRISQICSIGVGSVEQLISTDPDLVKWRKLCHFESKRRRSRVQVLRYRQMNPRALRREIKRDCSAAFFWLYHNDHEWLELMLPPATQPRPCGKQRT, from the coding sequence ATGGAGCTGCCTCGGGCCTTTCCAGATGAACTCCTTTTAGGACGCTTGATACGTCACCTTCTCTTGAGTGGAGAGTCTTCGTGTTCTTTTTGCCTACGAGTATTAGGCTCCAGCCGCTCTTCCTTACATCCTTTCTTAACGGCGGGTATCTCCAGCATCGCTAAATTAGCCAATGAAGATGCTGGAAAGTTACTAACATGCCAGACATTGGCACCACTGTTTTTCTTCTACCTTCCACAACATGCAAGTTCACTGAAAGAGGATTTACTACGAGGAGATGGTGCAAGAGCGATTCGTCACAGCCAACTGCCATCTTTTTGTGGTGGTGGGGCGTTGCACTTAAAGTGGTGTCCTCTTTGTGTTTCAGAAGACTTGTTCAGAGTTGGTGTCGCTTATTGGCATCGGGCGCATCAAATCCCTGGCACAACTTCATGTTGGATACACCGTGTGCGGCTAATGTCCACTGAATTGAAAACGAGGCAGCGGTTAAATGAAGGGCTCCCGCCTTTAGACCCTCGTAAGGCCCAGGCTGCTACCGCTTTTGAAAACGATGTCGCACAGTTTGGTGCAGAACTGTTGTTTCATCTTAAGCGCCCGCAGACTGCTACCGGTGATATGGCGGAGAAATACCGTACAAGACTATATGAACTTGGCTATATTACACCAAATGGATGTGTTCGAAGAAAACCTCTAATGAGGGCATTCACATCTGGACTAGCAACGTACCCGCCTCAGAAGTCGCTTTTTCCGCGACACAATAGTGACTATCACTACATATCAACATTATTGTCCAACGGGGCTAGTTGTCACCCGTTTAGGCATCTCTTATTTGGAGCATGGTTGTTCAGGTCAGCGGAAGATATGCTGCTATATCCTGCACCGATTGCAGAGTCCAACTCACATGAAGCGACAAACAACAAGCAAAGGGAGGATGAAAAACAAGGTTTGACGTTACTGAAGCAAGGCTTCTCTCTGGCAGCCGTTTACAGGATGACAGGAAAGAGCCGATGCTACCTTAAGCGTTTGGCAGCAGTATACGGAGTCAAATTAAACCTTAAGCCAAAGCAGTTGAATGAAAAACTTCAACAGAGAATCTTCAGGCTAGCGGGCCTTGGGGTGCACCGACGGCGAATATCTCAAATTTGTAGCATCGGTGTCGGCTCGGTCGAACAGTTGATATCAACAGATCCTGATCTAGTTAAATGGCGCAAGCTGTGCCACTTTGAATCGAAGCGGCGTCGAAGTAGGGTTCAAGTTCTACGTTATCGACAGATGAACCCAAGAGCATTGAGGCGGGAAATCAAAAGAGATTGCAGTGCGGCTTTTTTCTGGCTTTATCATAATGATCATGAATGGTTAGAGCTCATGTTACCTCCTGCGACACAGCCGAGGCCGTGTGGAAAACAACGAACCTAG
- a CDS encoding ATP-binding protein, whose protein sequence is MNRAAAVYQRAILPEHCGNPLIEALPPKLRDSELAEKLSYYPSCHYEETQLGPLERVEYVSRLRELRQPLPVYLEVFRAVEIAIKEGYSAKNPLSPTTMNFLHYSEEERPDIEPVTGYFKPKGSGITVIGESGVGKTCMLEQVLGCFPDTVEHSYYEDKLLPLRQVIWIKVDCPDDSSVKGLCYRILEELDRKLGIPQTKPASTIAALISQIEAKMKSSFLGILVIDEMQNLNLAKAGGADRLIGFLHNLVNNLGIPLLFCANPPFNNLLSKTLKAARRAESSGYFDVELMKNDEEWELFIAELWQLQWTNVPTPLTDELSDTLFDLSVGNMDLAVRIYQATQRALIGSGDEVLTPSALRHGASIVIRLSKPAVDKIKRDSKISVLKRRSESSEPKAPLPSANENAGKPKPQLTTSKGKLVTIPGDLTKPHHPEFADRIIELKNLDNLYEEIKDFDLFQRASDAKNPLEIVKKAGVLCDDPLQIFG, encoded by the coding sequence ATGAATAGAGCAGCGGCCGTTTATCAAAGAGCAATTCTGCCTGAGCATTGTGGTAACCCTCTAATCGAGGCTCTTCCTCCCAAATTACGTGATAGCGAGTTGGCAGAAAAGCTGAGCTACTATCCCTCTTGTCACTATGAAGAGACTCAGTTGGGTCCGTTAGAAAGGGTTGAATATGTATCTCGCCTTAGAGAATTAAGACAGCCATTGCCTGTTTACTTAGAGGTTTTTCGGGCTGTTGAAATTGCGATAAAGGAAGGTTATTCAGCGAAAAATCCTTTGTCGCCAACTACGATGAACTTTCTACATTATTCAGAAGAGGAACGTCCAGACATAGAACCTGTCACGGGATACTTTAAGCCAAAAGGTTCTGGCATTACCGTGATTGGAGAAAGTGGAGTGGGAAAAACCTGTATGCTGGAGCAAGTTCTAGGGTGTTTTCCAGATACAGTGGAGCATTCATATTATGAAGACAAACTGCTTCCCCTGCGTCAAGTTATATGGATAAAGGTCGACTGTCCTGATGATTCAAGTGTAAAGGGACTTTGCTATCGGATACTCGAAGAACTTGATCGAAAACTTGGCATACCACAGACGAAACCAGCAAGCACCATCGCAGCTTTGATCAGCCAAATTGAAGCAAAGATGAAATCGAGCTTTTTGGGTATTCTCGTCATTGATGAGATGCAAAACCTCAATCTAGCAAAAGCGGGAGGCGCAGATAGATTAATTGGTTTTTTGCACAATCTAGTCAATAACCTCGGTATACCCCTACTGTTCTGTGCTAACCCACCTTTCAACAACCTGCTAAGCAAAACACTAAAAGCAGCGCGTCGTGCAGAAAGCAGTGGATACTTTGATGTCGAGTTGATGAAAAATGATGAAGAATGGGAGCTGTTTATCGCGGAGCTTTGGCAGTTGCAATGGACAAATGTTCCCACACCTTTGACTGACGAGCTAAGCGATACATTATTTGATTTGTCAGTCGGCAATATGGATTTAGCGGTAAGGATTTATCAGGCGACGCAACGGGCACTAATAGGTAGTGGCGATGAAGTATTGACTCCAAGTGCCTTGAGACATGGCGCAAGTATTGTTATCCGCTTATCCAAACCAGCAGTAGATAAAATCAAACGAGACAGCAAAATTTCGGTGCTTAAACGGCGCAGTGAGTCTTCGGAGCCAAAGGCTCCCTTACCGTCAGCTAACGAAAATGCAGGTAAGCCTAAGCCTCAGTTGACAACATCAAAAGGAAAACTAGTCACCATTCCAGGCGATTTAACCAAACCACATCACCCTGAATTTGCTGATCGAATAATTGAGTTAAAGAATCTGGATAACCTTTATGAGGAGATTAAGGACTTCGACCTTTTCCAGAGAGCATCGGATGCAAAGAACCCGCTCGAAATAGTGAAAAAAGCAGGTGTTCTCTGTGATGACCCTCTGCAGATCTTTGGGTAG
- a CDS encoding DDE-type integrase/transposase/recombinase — protein MQVEINSVWKFAGVDGFDDGLYRVLACYPDYAMAVLFQIVEGSKLQRPAAVDLPFFLRQAEEGAISPEKYPNPHYQQSDDRNVPSAHLQKRDIRIKQIKDLISDPWFLLKLVTDLRSKVVAEHAKKQGVYVQALYRSLNLYWKYGQEYNALLPAYTNSGGAGKARVAGKVKRGAPIRLSTPSLAAPPSVNTSEKDKTIFLKAMKRFGMKGKKVTFRKVYDQMLTEFYAKELIAADLEGRVALVPQYRAFLYWVKRLIPLQELILKQTSPGDFERNRRGLRGAATDHTAVPGSCFELDATVLDVHVVSEFRRNHVLGRPTVYCVVDKESRMIVGIHVSLEYASWRAGRQALVNAFTSKKEYCARYGIEIEDSEWPCHHIPQRLLCDRGEFICQDAENLAVPLIGHLSIAPPYRAELKGIVEHRFNILNEKLIHDLMGTTRGRHYIRGDKDPRMEAVLTLDEVNTLLIDAVLEHNSQVFESLAGQCSLLIEEELAPTPINYWNIHLQKHRHALSTLDEATIRARLLPADWVSMTSKGVRLNDDMYYASDHPNFEDWKVIARSDGSWRLEARIDQDNSSFIYVRFKPDEGFSPCWLRKASKSFDERHHADILFFEDWKKLEKHRAKPTAKSVERHQRRKEITQNAQTESAKAPPLKSKAEKIRGMKERRRQSVLEARVTAEPADDMCHAPEMPELDKLNDERRKNVVSLLKRKKGESE, from the coding sequence ATGCAGGTTGAGATCAATAGTGTTTGGAAATTTGCAGGTGTAGATGGTTTTGATGATGGCCTCTACCGAGTATTGGCTTGCTATCCTGATTATGCCATGGCAGTCCTCTTTCAAATTGTGGAAGGCTCAAAACTACAAAGGCCAGCTGCTGTCGATTTGCCATTTTTTCTCCGACAGGCTGAAGAAGGGGCGATCAGCCCCGAAAAATACCCGAATCCGCATTACCAGCAGTCTGATGATAGAAACGTACCGTCTGCTCATCTGCAAAAACGTGATATCCGTATAAAGCAAATCAAAGACTTGATATCGGATCCCTGGTTTCTTTTAAAACTTGTTACTGATTTACGTTCAAAAGTAGTTGCTGAACATGCCAAAAAACAGGGAGTTTATGTTCAGGCGTTGTACCGTTCTCTTAATCTCTACTGGAAATATGGTCAGGAATACAATGCACTCCTACCGGCTTATACGAACTCTGGAGGAGCAGGAAAAGCGCGAGTAGCGGGTAAAGTAAAACGCGGGGCACCAATAAGGCTATCCACACCAAGCCTTGCTGCGCCGCCAAGTGTTAACACTAGCGAGAAAGATAAAACCATATTCCTAAAGGCTATGAAGCGTTTCGGAATGAAAGGTAAGAAAGTGACATTCCGGAAGGTTTATGACCAGATGTTAACGGAGTTCTATGCAAAGGAACTAATTGCCGCTGATTTGGAAGGTAGGGTAGCACTCGTTCCTCAATATCGAGCATTTTTATATTGGGTTAAAAGGCTTATTCCTCTGCAGGAGTTGATTCTGAAGCAAACTTCACCTGGTGATTTTGAACGAAATCGCCGTGGTCTTCGCGGGGCCGCTACTGATCATACGGCTGTTCCTGGCAGCTGTTTTGAGCTTGATGCGACTGTTTTGGATGTACATGTGGTTTCTGAGTTCCGTCGTAATCATGTGCTTGGTAGGCCAACTGTTTACTGTGTGGTTGATAAAGAAAGCCGAATGATTGTCGGCATTCATGTGTCTCTCGAATATGCATCTTGGCGAGCTGGCCGTCAGGCGTTGGTCAATGCGTTCACATCTAAAAAGGAATACTGTGCTCGATATGGCATCGAGATTGAGGACAGTGAATGGCCATGTCACCACATACCGCAGAGACTTCTATGCGATCGTGGTGAATTTATTTGTCAGGATGCAGAAAATCTTGCTGTTCCTTTGATTGGACACCTGAGTATAGCTCCGCCTTATCGAGCTGAACTCAAAGGCATAGTGGAGCATCGTTTTAACATATTAAACGAAAAGCTTATCCATGATTTGATGGGGACAACCCGGGGGCGCCACTATATTCGCGGTGATAAAGATCCAAGAATGGAAGCGGTATTAACTCTTGATGAGGTTAATACGTTGTTGATTGATGCGGTTCTTGAACACAACAGTCAAGTTTTTGAGAGCTTAGCGGGTCAATGCAGTTTGCTCATCGAGGAAGAGTTAGCACCCACCCCTATTAATTATTGGAACATTCATCTTCAAAAGCATCGACATGCCTTGAGTACACTGGACGAGGCAACCATTAGAGCACGCCTTCTACCTGCAGATTGGGTTTCGATGACAAGCAAGGGGGTGAGGTTAAATGACGATATGTACTATGCGTCTGATCACCCCAACTTTGAAGACTGGAAAGTCATCGCTCGCAGTGATGGTAGTTGGCGCTTAGAAGCAAGAATAGATCAGGACAACTCTTCCTTTATCTATGTTCGATTTAAACCAGATGAGGGTTTCTCCCCATGTTGGCTCCGTAAGGCATCAAAATCATTTGACGAGCGCCATCACGCAGATATTTTATTTTTTGAGGACTGGAAGAAACTGGAAAAGCATCGTGCCAAGCCGACCGCTAAGTCTGTTGAGCGCCATCAACGCCGAAAAGAAATTACTCAAAATGCTCAAACTGAATCAGCGAAAGCTCCCCCTTTAAAATCAAAAGCAGAAAAGATAAGAGGCATGAAGGAGCGCCGCAGGCAGTCTGTGCTTGAGGCTCGAGTAACGGCAGAACCGGCGGATGATATGTGTCATGCCCCCGAAATGCCAGAGCTTGACAAACTCAATGACGAAAGAAGAAAGAATGTCGTCTCTCTGTTAAAGCGCAAGAAAGGTGAGTCTGAATGA
- a CDS encoding TnsA endonuclease N-terminal domain-containing protein → MAGRRKLDSLSDFQRALKQKYGLGVREAYKPWLRVQDVSSYGHSAKIQGIKTGRVHHTLSEHESSFFYLAEFSDTIIDIREQFPLIPLDLSTKIAQLLGVDHPVIAYSKPKEWNVITTDFLLTRSDGVKQWYEAVSVKPAANLVNKRTAEKLDIERVWWQLLGIPFHIYVMSEDNQIQSKNIQWFTSPLRQGCQYPRALTHKARSLVGTGTYLVEDVCKEFIEALDIDSDESLMLLKILLATKQVTVDLNNPIEETGLIKVMCVEMNDSEQNYAG, encoded by the coding sequence TTGGCTGGGCGCAGAAAACTAGATTCGCTATCAGATTTCCAGCGAGCATTGAAGCAGAAGTACGGCTTGGGAGTGCGAGAGGCCTACAAGCCGTGGCTTCGCGTCCAAGATGTAAGTTCATATGGCCACAGTGCTAAGATTCAAGGCATAAAAACAGGGCGTGTACATCACACACTTTCTGAACATGAATCTTCGTTTTTTTATCTCGCAGAGTTTAGCGACACCATCATTGATATTCGCGAACAGTTCCCTCTAATACCTTTAGATTTATCTACCAAAATCGCTCAGTTACTGGGTGTCGACCATCCTGTCATTGCTTACTCAAAGCCAAAAGAATGGAACGTAATCACAACAGACTTTCTATTGACCAGATCGGATGGTGTTAAACAATGGTATGAGGCTGTAAGCGTTAAACCAGCTGCTAATCTCGTCAACAAGAGAACGGCTGAAAAGCTCGATATTGAGAGAGTATGGTGGCAATTGCTGGGTATCCCCTTTCATATTTACGTCATGTCTGAAGACAATCAGATTCAGTCAAAAAACATTCAGTGGTTCACCTCTCCTCTTCGGCAAGGGTGTCAATATCCAAGAGCACTGACGCATAAAGCAAGGTCGCTAGTCGGCACGGGAACATATTTGGTTGAGGACGTTTGTAAGGAATTTATTGAGGCATTAGATATCGATTCAGACGAGTCCTTGATGTTATTGAAGATTCTCTTAGCAACAAAGCAAGTAACTGTTGATCTCAACAATCCTATTGAGGAAACAGGCTTAATCAAAGTCATGTGCGTAGAGATGAATGACTCGGAGCAGAACTATGCAGGTTGA
- a CDS encoding NAD(P)/FAD-dependent oxidoreductase, translating into MSEKVDVVIIGAGAAGLMCAAQAGKRGRRVMVIDHAKKPGRKILISGGGRCNFTNYDVSAQNYLCRNPHFVKSALSQYTNWDFISMVSKYGIEFEERSHGQLFCLDSAKDIVKMLLEECDLPNISQRYQVETLDIQKTEQGFLLHTTQGDIECESLVMATGGLSMPKLGATPFGYKIAEQFGLPVISTTAGLVPFTLHVEDKDALAELSGIAVPAEIQAECGKSFKEALLFTHRGLSGPSVLQISSYWKPGQAVTINLVPEVDVDELLTRSREKHPNQTLKNTLARVLPKRLVEVFIERKLLVDKPLKQFNPKELEAIRETLEQWRVVPNGTEGYRTAEVTLGGVDTDVLSSKTMECKDIKGLYFVGEVMDVTGWLGGYNFQWAWSSGYVAGLNV; encoded by the coding sequence ATGAGTGAAAAAGTAGATGTTGTCATCATAGGCGCCGGAGCGGCTGGCCTAATGTGTGCTGCTCAAGCCGGAAAACGTGGACGCCGTGTGATGGTGATTGATCATGCGAAAAAACCAGGCCGTAAGATTCTTATCTCCGGTGGTGGTCGCTGTAACTTCACCAACTACGATGTCTCGGCTCAAAACTACCTTTGCCGCAATCCGCACTTCGTGAAATCGGCGCTTTCGCAGTATACCAACTGGGATTTCATCTCGATGGTGAGTAAGTATGGTATTGAGTTCGAAGAGCGATCTCATGGTCAGCTTTTCTGTTTAGACTCGGCGAAAGACATCGTAAAAATGTTGCTCGAAGAGTGCGATCTTCCAAACATTAGTCAGCGCTATCAAGTCGAGACGCTCGATATTCAAAAAACCGAACAAGGTTTCTTGTTGCACACCACACAGGGCGATATTGAGTGTGAGTCATTGGTCATGGCGACCGGCGGTCTTTCAATGCCAAAGCTAGGAGCAACACCGTTTGGTTACAAGATTGCTGAGCAGTTTGGTTTACCTGTTATTTCAACTACCGCAGGCTTAGTGCCTTTTACTCTGCATGTTGAAGACAAAGACGCACTAGCGGAGCTTTCGGGTATCGCTGTTCCTGCTGAAATTCAGGCAGAATGTGGAAAAAGCTTTAAAGAAGCGCTGCTGTTTACCCATCGCGGCTTATCTGGCCCGTCAGTTTTGCAGATTTCTTCGTACTGGAAGCCGGGACAAGCGGTTACCATTAACTTGGTGCCTGAAGTCGATGTTGATGAACTATTAACTCGTTCCCGAGAAAAGCACCCGAACCAGACACTCAAAAACACCTTAGCTCGCGTCCTGCCTAAGCGTTTAGTGGAAGTGTTTATCGAACGTAAGTTGCTGGTAGACAAACCTCTCAAACAGTTTAATCCGAAAGAGCTGGAAGCAATAAGAGAGACTTTAGAACAGTGGCGTGTGGTACCAAACGGAACAGAAGGCTATCGAACGGCTGAAGTGACCCTTGGCGGCGTGGACACCGATGTTCTTTCTTCTAAAACGATGGAATGCAAAGACATCAAAGGTCTGTATTTCGTTGGTGAAGTGATGGATGTGACTGGCTGGCTAGGTGGCTACAACTTCCAATGGGCATGGTCGAGCGGCTATGTTGCTGGGCTGAACGTATAA